The proteins below come from a single Gossypium raimondii isolate GPD5lz chromosome 2, ASM2569854v1, whole genome shotgun sequence genomic window:
- the LOC105787678 gene encoding protein SHORT-ROOT, whose protein sequence is MDTLFRLVSLQSSDQSLNSSRTSSSSRSSKQNHRYHHHHQEEEDNEECFNVFMDEEDFSSSSSRNYYPYYPYQQQNQPHTHSSSVGGGGGGGGGVAAVTTPTNTSTPTTTHAFESSDYSTAAFSFSSPANDLNNFDFSGKWATDVLLETATAIADRNSGRVQQLMWMLNELGSPYGDIDQKLSSYFLQALFSRMTDSGERCYRTLSSVSEKTCSFESTRKMVLKFQEVSPWTTFGHVACNGAIMEAFEGESKLHIIDISNTYCTQWPTLLEALATRSDDTPSLRLTTIVTTKNGGVSTSGGGAAVQKVMKEIGKRMEKFARLMGVPFKFNVIHHTGDLYDLDLSNLDVKDDEALAINCVGTLHSIMDTRRDIVISSFRRLQPRVITVVEEEADLDIGVDGVDFIKGFHECLRWFRVYFEALDESFNRTSNEKLMLERAAGRAIVDLVACSPAESIERREPAARWSRRFHASGFSPVGLSDEVCDDVRALLRRYKDGWSMTQCPDAGIFLSWKDQVVVWASAWRP, encoded by the coding sequence aTGGATACTTTGTTTAGGTTAGTAAGTCTTCAATCATCTGATCAATCTTTGAATTCTAGTAGAACATCAAGCAGTTCTCGATCTTCAAAACAAAACCATCGttaccatcatcatcatcaagaagaagaagataacgAAGAATGCTTCAACGTTTTCATGGATGAAGAAGACTTTTCTTCGTCTTCTTCTAGGAATTATTACCCTTATTATCCTTACCAGCAACAAAATCAGCCCCATACCCATTCTTCCTCCGTCGGAGGCGGcggaggtggtggtggtggagtAGCAGCCGTTACGACTCCCACTAACACTTCCACCCCCACCACTACTCATGCTTTTGAATCTTCTGATTATTCAACTgctgctttttctttttcatctccAGCTAATGATTTGAACAACTTTGATTTCTCCGGCAAGTGGGCAACCGATGTGTTGTTGGAAACGGCGACGGCTATTGCTGATCGGAACAGTGGACGTGTTCAACAGTTGATGTGGATGTTGAATGAACTCGGTTCACCTTACGGTGATATTGATCAAAAACTGAGTTCTTATTTTCTTCAAGCTTTGTTCAGTCGTATGACGGATTCCGGTGAGCGTTGTTACCGGACGTTATCATCGGTATCGGAGAAAACATGTTCGTTTGAATCAACGAGGAAGATGGTATTGAAATTTCAAGAGGTAAGTCCATGGACTACTTTTGGTCATGTTGCTTGTAATGGTGCAATCATGGAAGCTTTTGAAGGTGAAAGTAAGTTACATATAATTGATATAAGCAATACATATTGCACTCAATGGCCTACTTTACTCGAAGCCCTAGCTACCCGTAGTGACGATACGCCGAGTTTAAGGCTTACAACTATCGTCACCACCAAAAACGGCGGCGTTTCAACATCCGGCGGTGGAGCCGCCGTCCAAAAAGTGATGAAAGAAATAGGTAAAAGGATGGAAAAATTCGCTAGATTAATGGGAGTTCCttttaaattcaatgttatacACCATACCGGTGATTTATATGACTTAGATTTATCAAACCTTGATGTTAAAGACGATGAAGCTTTAGCCATCAACTGTGTTGGCACATTACATTCGATCATGGATACTCGTCGGGACATCGTTATATCGAGTTTCCGGCGATTACAACCGAGGGTAATCACCGTCGTAGAAGAAGAAGCCGACCTCGATATCGGTGTCGATGGGGTCGATTTCATTAAAGGTTTCCATGAATGTTTAAGATGGTTCAGGGTTTATTTTGAAGCTTTAGATGAAAGTTTCAATAGAACAAGCAACGAAAAGTTGATGCTTGAACGAGCCGCCGGCCGGGCCATCGTTGACTTAGTGGCTTGTTCGCCGGCAGAGTCGATAGAGCGGCGTGAACCAGCCGCGCGTTGGTCAAGGCGGTTCCATGCAAGTGGGTTCAGTCCTGTGGGTTTGAGTGATGAAGTGTGTGATGATGTGCGCGCCTTGTTGAGAAGGTATAAAGATGGTTGGTCGATGACACAATGCCCTGACGCCGGAATATTCTTGTCGTGGAAAGATCAGGTGGTGGTTTGGGCCAGTGCATGGCGGCCTTGA
- the LOC105787679 gene encoding uncharacterized protein LOC105787679 isoform X1, translating to MAISGTGNLHRALSGSFSFLGYRCSRSAMVWSLVGLLLMLQLYSFASRRNVVRGDIQLHVSRHPLVRELEQVEEENIQVPPPKKKKSPHAAKRRRKRSATLIDEFLNENSQIRHVFFPEMKSAVDPVKGVENGSHHYYPGKIWLDTEGNPIQAHGGGMLYDERSNTYYWYGEYKDGPTYRAYKRGAARVDVIGVGCYSSKDLWTWKNQGIVLAAEQTNETHDLHKSNVLERPKVVFNEKTGKYVMWMHIDDANYTKASVGIAISDYPTGPFEYLHSQRPHGFDSRDMTIFKDDDGVVYLIYSSQDNSELHIGPLTSDYLDVQPDMRRILIGQHREAPALFKYQGTYYMITSGCTGWAPNEALAHAAESIMGPWETMGNPCIGGNKMFRLATFFAQSTFVVPLPGIPGSYIFMADRWNPAELRNSRYVWLPLIVGGPPDRPLEYNFGFPPWPRVSIYWHKKWRLPSSWKVSK from the exons ATGGCCATATCTGGAACTGGGAATCTTCATAGAGCTTTGTCaggttcattttcttttctgg GGTACAGATGCTCGAGGTCAGCTATGGTGTGGAGTTTGGTGGGATTACTTCTTATGCTCCAATTGTACTCATTTGCTAGCCGGAGAAATGTAGTGAGAGGAGATATCCAATTGCATGTGAGTCGTCATCCGTTAGTCCGGGAACTTGAACAAGTGGAGGAGGAGAATATTCAAGTTCCACCTCCTAAGAAGAAAAAATCTCCGCATGCTGCTAAACGGAGACGCAAGCGATCAGCCACTCTGATCGATGAATTTCTCAATGAGAATTCCCAGATTCGGCATGTATTCTTTCCGGAAATGAAAAGTGCCGTAGATCCAGTAAAGGGTGTGGAAAACGGTAGCCATCACTACTATCCCGGGAAAATTTGGTTGGATACCGAAGGAAATCCTATTCAAGCTCATGGAGGTGGTATGCTATATGATGAAAGGTCCAATACATACTATTGGTATGGAGAGTACAAAGATGGACCCACATACCGTGCTTATAAAAGGGGCGCAGCTCGA GTTGACGTTATAGGAGTCGGTTGCTATTCTTCCAAGGATTTATGGACATGGAAAAACCAAGGTATCGTGTTAGCTGCAGAACAAACAAACGAGACCCACGATCTCCACAAATCCAACGTGTTGGAGCGGCCAAAAGTTGTTTTCAACGAGAAAACAGGGAAGTATGTAATGTGGATGCATATTGATGATGCCAATTACACTAAAGCTTCTGTCGGCATTGCTATCAGTGATTACCCAACAGGTCCTTTTGAGTATCTCCATAGCCAAAGGCCCCATGGATTTGACAGCCGGGACATGACCATCTTCAAGGACGACGATGGTGTAGTGTATCTAATTTATTCATCTCAAGACAATAGTGAACTTCACATTGGACCACTTACCAGTGATTATCTAGATGTACAACCCGATATGCGAAGGATCTTGATTGGACAACACCGAGAAGCCCCAGCTCTATTTAAGTACCAAGGAACATATTACATGATCACATCAGGTTGTACCGGATGGGCACCAAACGAAGCATTAGCACATGCGGCTGAGTCAATCATGGGTCCATGGGAAACAATGGGAAACCCATGCATCGGTGGAAACAAAATGTTCCGACTAGCAACTTTTTTCGCACAAAGTACATTCGTAGTTCCTTTACCAGGCATTCCAGGTTCATATATCTTCATGGCAGATCGGTGGAATCCAGCTGAATTACGGAACTCAAGGTACGTATGGTTACCTTTAATAGTCGGTGGCCCTCCTGACCGTCCTCTCGAGTACAATTTCGGATTCCCACCGTGGCCAAGGGTGTCAATATATTGGCATAAGAAGTGGAGACTTCCCTCTAGTTGGAAGGTATCGAAATGA
- the LOC105787679 gene encoding uncharacterized protein LOC105787679 isoform X2 gives MAISGTGNLHRALSGYRCSRSAMVWSLVGLLLMLQLYSFASRRNVVRGDIQLHVSRHPLVRELEQVEEENIQVPPPKKKKSPHAAKRRRKRSATLIDEFLNENSQIRHVFFPEMKSAVDPVKGVENGSHHYYPGKIWLDTEGNPIQAHGGGMLYDERSNTYYWYGEYKDGPTYRAYKRGAARVDVIGVGCYSSKDLWTWKNQGIVLAAEQTNETHDLHKSNVLERPKVVFNEKTGKYVMWMHIDDANYTKASVGIAISDYPTGPFEYLHSQRPHGFDSRDMTIFKDDDGVVYLIYSSQDNSELHIGPLTSDYLDVQPDMRRILIGQHREAPALFKYQGTYYMITSGCTGWAPNEALAHAAESIMGPWETMGNPCIGGNKMFRLATFFAQSTFVVPLPGIPGSYIFMADRWNPAELRNSRYVWLPLIVGGPPDRPLEYNFGFPPWPRVSIYWHKKWRLPSSWKVSK, from the exons ATGGCCATATCTGGAACTGGGAATCTTCATAGAGCTTTGTCag GGTACAGATGCTCGAGGTCAGCTATGGTGTGGAGTTTGGTGGGATTACTTCTTATGCTCCAATTGTACTCATTTGCTAGCCGGAGAAATGTAGTGAGAGGAGATATCCAATTGCATGTGAGTCGTCATCCGTTAGTCCGGGAACTTGAACAAGTGGAGGAGGAGAATATTCAAGTTCCACCTCCTAAGAAGAAAAAATCTCCGCATGCTGCTAAACGGAGACGCAAGCGATCAGCCACTCTGATCGATGAATTTCTCAATGAGAATTCCCAGATTCGGCATGTATTCTTTCCGGAAATGAAAAGTGCCGTAGATCCAGTAAAGGGTGTGGAAAACGGTAGCCATCACTACTATCCCGGGAAAATTTGGTTGGATACCGAAGGAAATCCTATTCAAGCTCATGGAGGTGGTATGCTATATGATGAAAGGTCCAATACATACTATTGGTATGGAGAGTACAAAGATGGACCCACATACCGTGCTTATAAAAGGGGCGCAGCTCGA GTTGACGTTATAGGAGTCGGTTGCTATTCTTCCAAGGATTTATGGACATGGAAAAACCAAGGTATCGTGTTAGCTGCAGAACAAACAAACGAGACCCACGATCTCCACAAATCCAACGTGTTGGAGCGGCCAAAAGTTGTTTTCAACGAGAAAACAGGGAAGTATGTAATGTGGATGCATATTGATGATGCCAATTACACTAAAGCTTCTGTCGGCATTGCTATCAGTGATTACCCAACAGGTCCTTTTGAGTATCTCCATAGCCAAAGGCCCCATGGATTTGACAGCCGGGACATGACCATCTTCAAGGACGACGATGGTGTAGTGTATCTAATTTATTCATCTCAAGACAATAGTGAACTTCACATTGGACCACTTACCAGTGATTATCTAGATGTACAACCCGATATGCGAAGGATCTTGATTGGACAACACCGAGAAGCCCCAGCTCTATTTAAGTACCAAGGAACATATTACATGATCACATCAGGTTGTACCGGATGGGCACCAAACGAAGCATTAGCACATGCGGCTGAGTCAATCATGGGTCCATGGGAAACAATGGGAAACCCATGCATCGGTGGAAACAAAATGTTCCGACTAGCAACTTTTTTCGCACAAAGTACATTCGTAGTTCCTTTACCAGGCATTCCAGGTTCATATATCTTCATGGCAGATCGGTGGAATCCAGCTGAATTACGGAACTCAAGGTACGTATGGTTACCTTTAATAGTCGGTGGCCCTCCTGACCGTCCTCTCGAGTACAATTTCGGATTCCCACCGTGGCCAAGGGTGTCAATATATTGGCATAAGAAGTGGAGACTTCCCTCTAGTTGGAAGGTATCGAAATGA